The Ignavibacteriota bacterium genome contains the following window.
ATGTTTAGTTTCGGTACAAATAATGGCGGCTGAACCTGCAAATCAACTTTATTCTGCAAGCCAAGCTCAACGGCAAACTCCTCCATAACCTGGCGATAATCAAGCAGAGCCCGCTCATAGGAATTTCTGGCATTCAGAAAAGCGAGTTCGCTCTGCAGCAAGTCGTTTTCAGCAATTCTACCAACATCAAATCTACCTTTGGAAATTGTATATAGTGTATCATTAACACCGACATTTTGCTCTGCATTTTGCAAGTTCATACGAGCAATATATAAATCAAAAAATTTTTGTGTAGTATTCATCGAAATTCTCTCAATTTCAGCAGAATATTCAAAGTCATTTGTTTGCTGAGCAATATCCTGTATTTTATTTTCCCATTTCATTTGATTGTATGCAAAAATTGGTTGGCGATATGAAAGCATTACCGGAGTAGTTCGCCAAATTGAATAATCCCTTGTTCCAAATGCATCAATCCTTGAAAGCCCGGACATAAGTGTAACTTCAGAACCAAGTGCCGCAATTCTTTGCGACAAAGATATACCACCGGAGCCGAAATACTGACTCTGCGGCTGGAAAAACTCAGAACCATCAGGTTGAAGAACGGGAATAATTTCACGTGATAATCCGGGAATGGAAACACTCAAATTTATCTGCGGTAAAAATCCGGCTTTGAATGCATTGATTCTGCCTGTTCTTGCTTTGTATGACGATTTTGCTGAATTAGCACCAGGACTGTTTTTGATTGCATAATTTATACATCTATCCAAATCAAAAATTACTTTTTCCTGAGAAAAAGCTATACCAGTGCTTATCAATAAAAAAAATATGTATTTCATGGCAATCTAACTTGAATACTGAAAATATACTTTAATTTGCATTTTTCTGCATTTCAAAAATATGAAAAATAATTTATCTTTTTCAAATATTTTATTTAAATATTAGCAAAAGTTGGTATATTCTTGCATTATTGTTGTTTTTTTATGTGGATTGTGCTAATTTTGTAACAATTTAATGATGTAATTGTCTATATTATAATTTTGTGATTCGTTTATTAAATTTAAAAAGTGAAACTGTTGTTGGAAAAGATATATCTAAAATCACCTTTGTTGATTTTTGTAATTTTGATATTGTCAAATTATTCAATATCAATTGCTTATGATTTTTATCATTTCAAAACAGACTACAGTAAATATCCTTCTGTTGAAATTAACGGCATATTAATTAATAACAATCTACCTCAGAACTTTGGCACCAACAATCTAATAATCAGCGAAAATGCTAAACAATCAGAAA
Protein-coding sequences here:
- a CDS encoding TolC family protein, whose protein sequence is MKYIFFLLISTGIAFSQEKVIFDLDRCINYAIKNSPGANSAKSSYKARTGRINAFKAGFLPQINLSVSIPGLSREIIPVLQPDGSEFFQPQSQYFGSGGISLSQRIAALGSEVTLMSGLSRIDAFGTRDYSIWRTTPVMLSYRQPIFAYNQMKWENKIQDIAQQTNDFEYSAEIERISMNTTQKFFDLYIARMNLQNAEQNVGVNDTLYTISKGRFDVGRIAENDLLQSELAFLNARNSYERALLDYRQVMEEFAVELGLQNKVDLQVQPPLFVPKLNIDEEFAVSQAKQNNPDFYNFEVDKLRAEMNLLNAESNNRINANLVASFGLNNSNEMLRDAYQELLQQQRFDISLQIPIFRFGRGEAELEAALEDKRRTEINTELAKTNLEINVRYQALRLKQLIQQVEIAAKADTIAARRFEVAKNRYYIGKIDLNSFFIAQSEKDLAFQSYIQLLKSFWTAYYNLRRLTLYDFERSRIISHSIN